Genomic segment of Drosophila takahashii strain IR98-3 E-12201 chromosome X, DtakHiC1v2, whole genome shotgun sequence:
AACTCTATAAGACTGGCAAGATTAACGAAAAGCCACCCAACTCTGCAAATATGTAAAAACGagcgaaataaaaacaccATTTAACATTTGTGTACAGAGGCAAACAAGCGAAAAGAGCGACATGAAGggggaaaaacagaaaaagaacagaaaacttttcattttatgacgcattaaaataaaaggtcGTAAAAGGCGGGACAAAATCATGAATGCTAAAAAAAACAGCAGGCTGCATCAAtagacaaaaacaaaatgcaaaaggGGCCAGCTTTATgtgcacacaaacaaataaacaggCGGGCAAACAGAGAgtgagcaaacaaacaaacagataaatacaatacatataattctaaaaaacactaaaaacaAGGCAATAAAAACTCGAGCtcgaattaaacaaaatgcgACATGTCCACTGATATCCAGGTGAAATATGTACATtgtatacacacaaaaaaaaaatatatgcatatatatttatttatttataagccCCAAAAACCACACataatatgtacatatacccATTTGGGCGGCGTGTAACCAACTTTCTGTCATTTCTTCACCTCCATCTGTCCATCCGACGGCTGCTGCTCATGATGAtaacgacgatgatgatgatatacTGATGATATTTTATTGCCCCACCAAAGTTCCACCGACAGTGGCACCAACATCGTCCACATCCACATTCACACCGACCAAAGGCGACAGGGACATGGCCGCTTCACCCAGCTTATGGACCTCCTGCCACTGGGCTCCACGAAACTGGCCACCAGATCCGAGGGGCCCTCCATAAATCCGAGTCCCAATCCAAATCAGTGTCAAACATCTATATCATCGTCGCTGGGCAGCCCGAATCTCAGCTTCCACAGCGAGGAGCTGCTCCTGGACATGGAGACCGGCGAGGAG
This window contains:
- the LOC123003490 gene encoding uncharacterized protein; translated protein: MDVDANVDVDVDADMHVKRLEWNGAKSVPGKRAQSSTDSGTNIVHIHIHTDQRRQGHGRFTQLMDLLPLGSTKLATRSEGPSINPSPNPNQCQTSISSSLGSPNLSFHSEELLLDMETGEEFHELHR